The DNA region agttatcattttgtcttccttattcttgtgtcttaaattggtgcatttattatttgacatttgtggagatattaatggtttctttattttttttcactgtggtggcttttacctttgGGCTATGCCTATGTGGATTAATGGAGTGTCTACTTTTTCAGTAGAACTATGTGGTAGGCGtggacagggagctctgttcagtgctccagggcgAAGGGAGTGTTAAGGTGACAACCAGGTTGGGCAAGgtaaatttctctgtctctctctctctttttttaacaggcagagtggatagtgagagagggaaaggtcttctttttttctgttggttcaccccccaatgaccacggcagccggtgcgctgtggctggcacaccacgctgatcagaagccaggagccaggtgcctggtctcccgtgtgggtgcagggcccaaggacttgggccatcctccactgcactcccaggccacagcagagagctggactggaagaggagtaaacgggacagaatccggtgccccgaccaggactagaaccaagggtACCGGCGccgtgggcagaggattagcctattgagccacggcgccggcctctctctctctttttgaatcAGAGGGAAGGTTTATTTTTTCCGTTGGTGTAGGctcagctcacctcctctcctcaaaggacacCAGTGCCTGGctgctagccccagtggatataATCTTTGTCCTCACTGCCACGAGAACCATACAGAGGATTTGTGCACTCCTTGGAGTAAGCCCAGATTCCACAGctgtgtccctcaccagggaatcagggagccctgagcacgtGGAGCCTCtgacagtgactgcccaaaggcccaggcacaccctgagccctccccaggtagcctcagtgttttcatagtcccaggACACAAGCCTACCACAGTTATGAACACCAAGTCCTCTGTCAGGaatctctgcttggctggttgctgggtgcagacatgagctgacatagctgttacatatgtccaaaatggtgcctgttctCTGCTGGCTTGTTTcaggatgccattgcagggtgattggggagagagaaacatgcccctcccttatttttcttctctaagtTAGCAGGTaaactgtcccccacagggctccaagcgtGATTGCCTCCAGGCTTTTCCTAcaactttatcaccagtggcttggactgctgcagactggtctcaactcactctccaaagctggtgtggaGGACTTCAGCTACTAGAGACCTGAGTTGTATGCATCCACACCCTCCCTGTAGGTCCATAGTGtctctctaatttgtgtggagttccctctgccattttctccctaacttccctgagactgcactgtCTCCATGTTTTAAGAATTATCTTCTTCTAGACTAGAGAAGTAAGCTACCTCCCTACCCTGCCATCTTAATACTGATTTGTAAGTTTTGAAAAAGGTGATCTGATGcatgcgctgtggcatagtgggttaagctgccttctgcagcactggcattccatatgggcactggtaaagtcctggctgctccacttctgatccagcgccctgctaatgcacctggaaaagcatcagaagatgatccaaataattgggtctctgcacccatgtgagagacctggatgaagctcctggctcctggcccagccctggccattgcatccatttggggagtaaagcagtggatggaagatctccctcttccctctacctctccctcccccctccctctcccccctccctctcccctctctccctccctctcccctccccctcccctctccctctctctctccttccctctccctgtctctccggagctctctccctctgtaattttgactttcaaataaacaaacaaacaaataaataaatctttttaaataaaaagtttattcagGTCCTACATAAATATTACTGTCTTTATATTAATGGTAGGTGTGTCACAGCTGACATACTGCTGTAATGCATGTATTTATTATGTTTACCATACCAGATTCACTGGCCACCTTTCTCTCTACACAAGAGACCAGAAAACTTTTCCTTCTCCAAGGCAGTACAAAATTAAAAGCACTGTGGTTTCCTTCTCTATAGGCCAGATACGCTGATGAGGGTGCTTCTTTGGAATCTCACTGGGACAGATGGGAATCTGGAACAGTGGTGGCTAGGTGGGGATGCTCTTCTCTCAGAGGCAAGGGGCATCCACAGTAACAGAGGACAGAATGCTCTTCAGTGGGTTTTGACTGATAGGGTTCCTTGGTGGTCATTAGTTGATCATAGATTTCTAGAAAAAAGGTAAATGGGCATCTTGTTAAAGTGTTGCTTGACATAAAAGGACAAAAGCATCTTAGGGTCATGGATCCCAACTCAAACCTCCATAGTGGTATTTGTGGTGTATTACCTGGCTCCTAGACCTAGATTCTGCTATGTGGCCACATGTATAAACCATGGCAGTATCCCTAAGTTTTCTCTAGAGGGACCTGAGGTAATTTAATAGATTGAGTAGGGTGGGGTGTGGAAAGGGAAATACCTAGACTTTCTAGGGGTTATTAGAATGTGGTCTTGACCTGAAAAGCCATCATAATTTACTGACTAAAGCTTATAGAAATCAGATGAGAGGTAGAATCTTGGTCCACATCCATCTAACAGTGGGTCCAATGGACTTAACATGTAGGTATTTCTCTAGTTCTAGAATGTATAATTGGGAATAGGTATATCTACTAACTGGAAGAATTCCGCAATGATTCCTATGCCAttagaataaaaactatattagGAAGGGCCAAGTGCAAGCAAGCTCCTGGAATTGTGCTCTTTCTCATTCCCAACAGGACAGGAAGCCCTACGGGAAAATTACAGAGATTACTGTAATCATCAGACTTTAGAGATACAGGGACAGTGAACTACCACCTCCTCATTTAACTCACTTGTTTGGTGAAAAAGCTAGATTGTACACAGGGAATTATAGTGGATTATTGCAAACTCAATTAGGCAATGATGCCACTTGCAGATGTATTTTCAGATATGGCAACTTTATTGCAGCAAATCAGGATAGCCTATAGTACTTAATGTGTAACTATTGATCTAGAATATTCTTTCTATTTCAATCAGTAAGAAAACTCAAAATCAGTTTGCTTTTAAAAGATAGGGAcatcttgtctcaactgttgagtaagttttttaaaatattatttgttgaactctgtacttagtatagggttaatcttatgtatataaagtcaattaaaaatagatcttaacaggtgctgcggctcactaggctaatcctctgccttgttgtgccggcacaccgggttctaggcctggttggggcgccaggttctgtcccggttgcccctcttccaggccagctctctgctgtggcccgggagtgcagtggaggatggcccaagtacttgggccctgcaccccatgggagaccaggataagtacctggctcctgccatcagatcagcgcggtgtgccggccgcagcgcgccagccgcggtggccactggagggtgaaccaacagcaaaggaagacctttctctctgtctctctctcactgtccactctgcctgtcaaaaaaaaaaaatagatattaacaaaaaataggaatgaaaataagagagagaggaagaagaagggtggcaatgtgggtgggaagaatcactatgttcctaactttgcatttatgaaatgtataCAGTTTTGggaccttaaataaaaggtttctgggaaaaaaataagtaaaaatgatagAGACAGTACCAACTTATAGTGTCTCCCCTTAGGACTATCTCTACCAGCTTGTAATTTGTCACAATATGGTCCTCAgtccttaattatttttatataccacACCCCTCTAATATATTAAAGGTACAATGCAACAGAATTTGATTTACATGAAGTAGCAAATCAGAGGGTGAAAAATAAATACTGTAGTGTGTCATGACATTTCTAGGGGTCCAGTAGCCTGAGACATGTTGGATAGCTAAAGTTGGGCAAGCTGTTGCTTCTTGAACCATACTACAAGAATAAAGAAATGCAGTGCCCATTGGACTTGTGTTTTGAAGGTAACACATGGCACCCATTGTGTAGCTTGAAAGGCTGGTGGTTTTGCATGGGAGTTACAGCATGAAAGGAGTGCATGCTGTGATGGAAGCTTCCATGTCACTTGGGCGTCATGATCTAGAAGGCAAGTGAATTGAAAGCATTAGCCTCCTGTACAGGACCTTTGTGGCCAGGCCTGGCAGGAGAATAGGAACATAGAACCTTAGAATCTTCTTTGTGAAAAGTAGTTCTTGCCTTGCTACTGGACCCCGATAAAGCAATGTATCCCACTATGGGATGCCAAGTGATCTTGCTATTTGAATAGTTCATAATGCACTAGGTAATACATGATTCACTGAACCATAAAATTGAACGTAAGTAGCAGGATTCCATGGTAAATGGAAATGATAAATGTGATACCAGGTTCTCCACTTATCAGGTGTAGAGGACATGAGTAAATTTCATAGCAAGTGGTTCAGACTTCCACATACTTCCTCTTTGCAATATTTATGCCTTTCCCTCAATCTGTAGATTTATCTTCATGGGGGGTTCCATATGAGTAGAATGACCAGGTGTCCAGATTTACCCTAGGTAGTATTAGTTTGTGCCTGTTGTCCAACACAATCATTAATAATGTCAGCCCTTTCATTGTCAAAAGTGCTCCAGCTTCAAGGATCAATTATATGATCACTTCGTCTCATATCAGTTACCAGAGAGGAAAGAGTAGGTGCTTGGCTCACGGGTTTCTGCATGCTGTTTTGGCATTAACTGGTATTAGGCAGTCAATGCACCACAACCCCTCTCAGAATACCTGGTTGTCTATGTTGTGTGGTAAGAGAGATAGCCTGATATACAGAACTACACTGACCCAGGAATGTATGAGAAAGTTACCTGGTCAtgtggaaaggaagggaaaggaaaaaattgGAAGACTGATGCTACGGAGTGCCTGGAAGAAAGGTTACTGGGATAGACCTCTGAGAACGGGACATcgtataagaattttttttctgtgtaaatgCCTGCTGGAGGAAATTCTCAATAATCAAGACGGCCCCTCTTGAGCACAACATTTAACTTCTTTCCCTGGCCTTGGTGTTTGCTCAGTGGGTCAGTATACAGAATGATTATGGTAACAGAGATAGGGGTTATTCAACCTCTCAACAATATGATATCTGTCTTCACTGAAATTGACCTTAGCTCTCACCACAATTAACTGCCCAGCCTGCTCGCAGCAGAGGTCCACTCTGTGGCTAGGATATGATAGTTTTCACCCTCATATGGAGCCTCATGAATGCACGCTCTGAATTATGGAGAAGCACCAAAAGGGTAATGCATTGTGTGTAAATGGAAAAGCACAAATCTGTCAGATAATGGGAACAATTCTACCCTGCCATTGTTACTACTGCTGTTTTGCTGAGTTCACTTGATGAAATGGATCAGTTGGAAAGGAAGGAAACTTCTATGATTCAGCAGTTTCATCTGTGTACTTTTTCTTTTAGTTCTGACAACAAGTCTGTGAGCTAGGTTTTGCCCATATGGCAGTGAGAACACAAGCACAGAAATTCAGTTTCATACCTAAAGTCTCAGAAATGATAAGATGTGATGTCAAAGTTTTAACTCATATCTGCCTATGTGTATGCCTTTTACCCTACTGTTTTTTAGGAGACTATCTGGAATGCTAAGATGGGTTTTAGTAGGTACCTGTTGGCTACTGTGAAAGTCATTCTTCTATCTTTGCACCTTTGCCAGAGCTTATAGGGAGGAAAGTTGACTTTATCttctgtgtgtctactgcagctCCAGTCCATGGAGTGGAGCTGAACAGAGCTTTGCCAAAAAGAGGGAGGCTACATTCTCCTGCTGAGGCTTCTGAAGTTTCCCAGGCTGGGAGGCATCCCAGGGCTCTCTCTTCTGGCTGTTTCCCCAGATTCATCATTAAAggttggagagaaaaaaaaaaaaagttggagaggAGTCTGAATCCCAAGGAGCTAAGACCTGGCTGGGAAACTTAGGAGAGAGTGGAGACAGTGGGAATAGGAGATTACTTTTCAGGGGTGACTATTTCTGGTCTGGGAACCTCATAAGTTATGCATATAGCCCTAACTGACTCACTCCTAGCCTTGGTGACAAACAAGGATCACTTGCGGCTTCCCCCTTTCCCATGTCATAGTCCATAGGAATGAGCTATTTCTCACATGGCACCAAGTTTTGCTTGTGTTTCTTCCTCCTGGAGGCCTCATTCTGTAGCTGTCTTTGAAACTTTTCCGAGAAAACTCGTCTAATGTCTCCCAGCCCCTCCAGTGACCTGCAAGTGTGTAACGTGCCTCTACCTTGTGGTTCTAGGAGCACCTATATTTGGCTTCTTCATAGTACTTTTCACATGTGTTATGGGATTGAGTACACTACCagggtactttgaaaaatttgtggaaagtagaattaaaaggtgagtttatttaagtgcaaaaattttgaaattatgcaGTTTTCCACAACAcatattttcatgagctttttgaagactgctcatGTTTTCCAGTGTTATGAGATACTAGATGTGAATAACTAAGCTGGACCTAGAATGGTGGTTTCTGTTATTGAAATTCTCTATCTACTTCTCAGTCATGTCCATTACAAACTTTGTTGCCTAAGATGAAGGTGGATATTCAACAAACTTTCaggtgaaagaatgaatgaattgaaTAAAATGAGTTAAGAGTAGCAAAGGTAAGGGATGAGTATTTTTTTAGCCacttaaatctttataaataataagcatataattcctgattattttcagtgaaaacaatcctttatttaaaatagtCTAGAATTGCTTTTccctaaattaaataaaatactctACAAATGAGAATTTTAAGTCCAATATACCAAACCCAGTCATACCAGTCAGGGATTCTCCACCAATCCTCATTTAATAAAGTTTAAATGAAATAGCTTAGAATTCTGAGAACATGTGCCTTTGCTTAGAGAAGAAAGCAGGGCAATGCTTCTTAGATATAAGAGTGTGAGGCTAGTGAGAAAATTCTATAATGACGAGACAGCTAAGAAACAAAGATTATCAAATGCTGAGGCTCTCAGATTTCTCTGATGTtatcaatcatatttttaaatcacagagACAGTCGactcattttatttcaataaGAGAATGGAAGCAAGAAGGGGACCTACACTATTTCTAGCCACGTGTGTTTATTAAGACATGCTTTGCACTTTTAATGCCTTTGCTGCAGAAGGGTGATAAGTGCTTTAGCAAAGAGGTACACTACGGGGACTAAGCTGGGCAGCTTATGCATACAGAAAGCAGCGGAGATCTCAAGGCCTTCAGGGCTCTTGGAAACGCCACGCATTGTGCATCATCTGGGAGTGCTGATCTTTGTTTCCCGGTATGGATGTTTCCTGAGTGTCTGGGGTCATGGTGGTATCCGTGGTTGTTTCTTCCTGGGTACCCAGGGGTGTGGTCACATCTGGACCATAGATATCATAAACCTCAGCTAATTCAGGGGTTGCCAGTGGGTCAGCATCTGAAGGGGTGACTCTGGGGACTCCCATTTTCTTCCCTGCTGGGCCCCTTGCCATGCCAGGAATGTTGTCCTTAGGGAAAGCAAGGAGCCCTGCGTGGGCGCCATGTGCTACCTCTTGAAGGAGAGCTGGGTTTTCTGGATTGGATGGGTTGGCTTCCGGCATGGGGGCGTCCTCTGCAGCTCCTTCTCCTTTCTCAGGGCCTTtagttgcggccactggggagtcaAACTCCAGAGTAAAGTCCCCACCCATGGCCGGGTTGTGAGGCATTCCGCCAAGGCTGTGCCTGATGCCTCCAAATCTTGGGAACATGGCTCCGTAGGCCATGggtcctcctctttctccctggaAAAAAGGATCAAAGACATTATTATCATATGCTAGTAACTCTTCCCTGCAATTATGTCTGGTCATATTCagcaagaatctacaaagaactAACAGAGAGCATGGAGTGAATTGGCTGACAGCTTGATGTCAGTACATTTCTTACAAAACTGGCTTTGAAATATAATGGAGAGGATTCTGCACATATCTGGGTGGGGAAAGGCCGGTTCTCTGAAAGGGAGCTTGAGACCTTTCTCCACACCTAGCTAGAAGGGCAGCAGTGGGGAAGTAGGGCAGAAGCAAGACTTCAGCAAAGTTAGTTTGAATTGAATTTTAAGACAATAACATGCGTTTGGAACGGGAACCACCATCACAAACAAACAAAGGCTAAACTTTGTAACTGCATTTGTTGGGGGGTGGTTTGGAAGATCTTGTCATTGGCATTTCTCAGTATCTTCCCAATGGATAAAGTCTatacaagattttttaaaaaacaaagtcaagAAAAGGCTTGATTTCTCCGGAGGAACTGTAATGTTTTCTTCTTGTGGACAGACAGGACACCAGAACtgatcatgtttctttttctgccATATGCAGACCAAAATCTTGGGCAATTTGCAGCAAACATTTATGGCTATGTGGCTTGCACATCTATATTCTGATTTCTTTGCAATTTGTACTCATTTTTAATCCTACCTTCAATTATTTGTTATACttattgtgtgatttttttaGAAGCAGACTATCATTTGGGAATGAGGCATAATATAGATAATTAATACTATAAATATGTCAATCAACACTTATTCTGAATTTTCAgccagtgtgtatgtgtgtatgtgtgtgtgttgtatagaAACAATActctttccttctgcctttgCCTGCCTCTTTACTGAGTCTCAGCTTTCACACTGTCTCCTCCAGGGATGGCACTGTGAGCTCCTTGGTGAAGCTACCTTcctatcctttctttctctttccctataataaaaatattgatacCATTATTACATTAATTTGACATTGTCTGCCTTCGTAACTATATTTTTCATCATGAGACTGTAATCTCCTTGAGAACAGTAATATTATTCTATCTATCTTGCCTACAATATTTCCCTATGTGTTAAGCaagaaaaagttctaaaaaatGTTgtgtctgggggctggcattatggcacgaTGTGTTAAACTacctcctgtgatgctgccatcccatattggagtgtcagtttgagtcccaactgatCCTCCTTGCTaatctacctgggaaagcagtggatggtggtctAAATCCTTtgattcctgccaccatgtgggggaccaggagggagttcagcctggcccagtgccagctggtgataccacttggggagtgaactaacagatggagaaactctttttctctctgtctctgtccttctgtcactttgcctttcaaacaaacaaaataaatctttaaaatgttatgtGAATTTTGTTTTAGTGATGGcatatgtatgcatatttatTCCACTGGATCTGTAGTTGCTAATGATTTGTTAAGGCAGTGTGGCttttgtgctgtgtgtgtgtgtgtgtgtgtgtgtactgcaaCAGATGTAACACATAGATATTTCTGAGGGAAAAGGTTGATGAGTGTGAGTCTACTGATCTCAAATCTTAAACTTGTGATATGTATGGataataatagaataatagaATAAGAACATACTCTCCTGGATGTAATGAACATTGAAGTTTacaataatcaaaatttaaacttgtttcctttccttttcctttttgatatttCAGTCTTTGAAGCTGAAATATTTCGTGCTGTTGTTGAATTTGGTGTTGGGGAGTAGGACTTTAAGGTCTTGCAAAGAATGGGAGATTTGTATGAACCACACATGTTGTTTTTTGGTTTGAAGTGTTTGCAGCTCAATGAAGATGGCCTTTCAGGAGAGGTTTCTTCACAAATATAcaatgaatggggaaaaaatcCTACACTCTTTAATGGTCATCACTCATTTATGAGTGTCAATCTAGGAAACACGATATAATCCTTGGATACTGCTTTGGAatcaagctcttggctttggagtgGAAAAATCTGAAACCTATGCCCAATGACTGCGTTTGTAACCAATCATCCTGTCCTCCGGGACTGTCCTTCCCTGACTACTATTTTAAGCAGAGCTAGAAGACATTACTCACGGGCATTTCTTCTGAACTCAGGATGCCAAGTCTGGCAGGGGCATTCTGTTCAAAAAGAAACATTACATCGTATTATGAACCAGCTGCCTTCTATTTACCTTCTTATCTGCACAAGACAAAGTTAATAAAGTCATTTGTTTCTCCATCAAACCTTAATATTAATGCTGTACCCAGAGGCAGAATaaagcagagagatgaatcaTTATTGAATCAATGTATCCAACTTGGgtaattcatatttaaaatttactttttccttAATGCAATTGTattattgtgtgtatgtgtgtgtgtgcatatggcCAGAATTGTCCAAATATGTAGGGAATTGTGCCTCTTTACTATTTCAGTTGCTAATGTAAGcattcagtgaatatttatttgaaatatcttttGTGAGgtctgattttataattttagttcTTAAGATAACATTTATTAAGAATGATACCTTTTATGGAATATAGACTTACCAGTTGATTTCCTCCATAGGACAT from Oryctolagus cuniculus chromosome 8, mOryCun1.1, whole genome shotgun sequence includes:
- the AMBN gene encoding ameloblastin isoform X5; its protein translation is MSASKIPLFKMKDLILLLCLLETSFAVPAFPQQPGTPGMASLSLETMRQLGSLQGLNALSQYSKYGFGKSLNSLWLQGLLPPPSSFPWMRPREHETQQPSLQPQQPGLKPFLQPTAAPAIQGTAQKGGPQLRIHPAQLPLKDGEMPEIQEQVAPTEKPPKPELPAMDFAGPQVPTVFQIARLIPRGPLPQNRHAALYPGMFYMSYGGNQLNAPARLGILSSEEMPGERGGPMAYGAMFPRFGGIRHSLGGMPHNPAMGGDFTLEFDSPVAATKGPEKGEGAAEDAPMPEANPSNPENPALLQEVAHGAHAGLLAFPKDNIPGMARGPAGKKMGVPRVTPSDADPLATPELAEVYDIYGPDVTTPLGTQEETTTDTTMTPDTQETSIPGNKDQHSQMMHNAWRFQEP
- the AMBN gene encoding ameloblastin isoform X4, encoding MYSYLKKIPLFKMKDLILLLCLLETSFAVPAFPQQPGTPGMASLSLETMRQLGSLQGLNALSQYSKYGFGKSLNSLWLQGLLPPPSSFPWMRPREHETQQPSLQPQQPGLKPFLQPTAAPAIQGTAQKGGPQLRIHPAQLPLKDGEMPEIQEQVAPTEKPPKPELPAMDFAGPQVPTVFQIARLIPRGPLPQNRHAALYPGMFYMSYGGNQLNAPARLGILSSEEMPGERGGPMAYGAMFPRFGGIRHSLGGMPHNPAMGGDFTLEFDSPVAATKGPEKGEGAAEDAPMPEANPSNPENPALLQEVAHGAHAGLLAFPKDNIPGMARGPAGKKMGVPRVTPSDADPLATPELAEVYDIYGPDVTTPLGTQEETTTDTTMTPDTQETSIPGNKDQHSQMMHNAWRFQEP